The DNA sequence ATCCAGAATCCTACTGAACGCCCCAGTGAATTGGTTTTGGAGGTCTTTAACCGTGAGCGTTACTCCTCGATTAATCAGGAGGCGAGTACTGCGAATAACGAAACTGGGTTGGGGATTTTCTACAAAAAGGACTTTGATCGACTGTCCGAGCTTTTTCCATTTCTCAAAAAGAAAAAGCGCTCAAAACTGCCCAAAAATGAACCGGAGCAAACGGTTTCGCCGCTTACCCCGGTTGTAGAAGAAGATAGTACCACCCAGCAAAGATGATCTACCTTATTGAACCTGTGCCTGATCAGGCCGTGGAGATTCCGTAGATGTTGAATCAGTATGAGTTTCCGGCAGGACGGAAGCATGAACTTTGTCCACCACCAGATTGCCAAGGGACTGTATAAATGCCGGTAGATCATTGAGTCCTTCCATACAGGTAAAGGTCTCATACCCCAATTCGTCGGCTACCTCCTTGAATTCAATGCCTACCTCCATCAAGGTCTCGATATGATCGTTGACAAAAGCGATAGGGATCACCACCAAATGCCGAATTCCATATCCATAAAGCACCTCTAGAAACTCTTCTGTATTAGGCTGGAGCCATTTGACAGGTCCCACGCGGCTCTGGTATGATAGCCAATATGGGCGATCTTTGCCACGTGCCTCCATGACGGATTCCATGGTAGCGGTTATTTGAACAGAATAGGGGTCTCCGGCTTCTCTAAAGGAAATGGGCGTGCCGTGTGCGCTGAAGAGCAAATGGGTCTGCTGACGAATGGCAGGGTCCAGCTTGTTCAGGGCTTCGTCGATACGTTCGTTAATCGCGGCGACGTATTGTGGATCTTGGTGATATTCCTGAATGATATGCATTCGCCATTTGTGCTCCAGATTGCGGGCTTTCAGACGTCTGAACCACTCATTAAGGCTGGATGCCGTGGTGGAATAGGAGAATTGGGGGTACATCGGTAGCAAGACAACTTCATCGACTCTCGCTTCGAGCAATTCATCGAGGGCATCGTCGGTGTTGGGGTGCCAATATCTCATAGCTGTGATCACCTCATATTCGAAAGGGCCGTCCTGCTTGTCTAGCCATTTTTTGAGTCCACGACGCTGGGCTTCGGTGAGTGGATTGGTGGAAGAACAACAATCAGAAACAACTCCTTTGATACGATTGGAGCAGGACTTTGGGCCCATGCATCCTTTCGGGCATCCGTTGATCTCCTTGTATTTTTCTGATACGGTTTTGGCTCTTCGATTGGTCAGGAATTTGATCAGGCCTCTTTTCAAACCTCCTTTGATCGGAATTTTGATGATGTCTTCATCCATGAACAAATTATACAGGAAAGGCTGTACAGCCTCCTCATTGTTCGGGCCGCCTAGATTCAGCAATACTACTGCTACTCGCTTCATGCTGCAAAGTTAAAGGTCTTTTGGGTAGATTCGCGCGAGACGAACAAAAATTTGCTAATTAACTGCTGAGTTAAGCCAAAGGTTTGGAATAAATCATATTTCAGTAGAATGGAACAACCCGAAATCTCGCATATCAAGACCACTAGAAGAGCACGTGTCGCCAAATTGGGCGTTTGGGGAAGACACACGAAGCATATTTGGATCGTTTTGCACGGCTATCGTCAACTGGTTCCCCATTTTATCCGGAAATTCAGGGACTTAGCTTCAGAAGAAATCGGAATAATTGCCCCTGAAGGCCTTTCTCGATTCTATTTGGATGGATATTATGGAAGAGTAGGCGCAAGCTGGATGACGAAAGAAGATAGACTGATTGAGATTGAAGATCAGATCGATTATTTGGATCAGGTAATTTTACATGTCCGGGAGTTGGCGATGAATCCCGACCTGAAAATACACATGCTTGGATTCTCCCAAGGTATCGCAACCTTGTGGAGGTGGCTCCTAAATACTGAATTGAAGGTACATAGTGCCGTGTTTTGGACAGGCCGAATTCCGGACGAAGGTAGAGACGAAATGAGGGAATTGCTTGCCGGAATGGATATGGCCTATGTGTATGCTACTGATGATCAGTTTGTCCCTACATCATTTGGAGAGCAGCAGGGAGAAGGGTTGTTGCAAGATTTTCCACATTTGAAAGTTTTCAGGTTTGATGGGAAGCATGATATCCATGCAGAAACGCTACTTCAGGTCTCGGCGACCATCCTCGGCAATGACAAAAATCATAGGAAAGGAGACGAATAATATTTCAACTCATCGGGTAATTTTCAGAATATTGAAAAAACGAAAATAAATCTGGGTTGTATTATATCCTTTTTCATTCGAAGCTCGTTATACCTTCAAAGATCTAGGAAGAGAAAAAAAATAGCGGCCTCAGGCAACTATTCGAAGATTTTCGGCGTTTTTTTAAATATAGAGAAATCTATATATGTTCTCTTCCAGAATTGGGATATCCACGTCATAGAATTTTTTGTCCACTTAAGCCTTAGTAGCTTTATCAATTACCAAAACCCGATGAAACAAATCCTTGTTCCGATCAACCTCCGTGCTCAATTCCAACATGTAGTCAAATACGCTGAATCCGTGGCCCTAAAGTCAGGAGCAAGGCCTGTATTTTACTATGCGGGAGGCCCTTGGTTCATGAAAGGATCTGAGCATCAGGTTTATCATAGTGAATCGCCTATTGAGCCGTTCTTGGATCATATCCGAAACAAGCGCGCCCGTCAAACCTTTCAGCAGGTTTGTGAAGGGCTCAAGCAATTGGGCGTTGATTTTTCCTTCAAGCTTTCCCGAAATCGATCCCTTTCAGGATTGACGCAGGAGGTCACTGAAGGAGCCTATGACCTTTTGGTGATGGGATCCGGTACTTCTCACGGAATCCGTGGATACCTTCGGAGTTCTGTTGCTAGACGAGTGATTGCCACCGTCAAGACTCCTGTATTTGTCATTCCGCAAGCAAGCCGCTACAATGAAATCGAGCATATTACCTATGCTGTGGATTTGGCGGATTACGACCCTGCTGTGATCCAGCAGGTCAAGTCTATCGCTGGATTGTTTGACGCGAAATTGACCATTGTCCATGTCAATTCTGAAGGCGAAGGTCTTCAGAAAGAGAATTACATGACCAGCTTGGAGAGAACGATTTCCGATACATTGGATTACCCCAAGATTTACTACAAATTTTTTGACCACGCTGACGTGTTCCGCGGAATCAAAAAGTTCGTAACTCTTAATGGTTCCAATTTGATTGCGATGACCAACCGCAAGTCCTTCACTTGGAGAAACTTCTTCTCTAAGAAGAGTATGACGGGACGAATGACTCGTGAGATGAAGGTGCCGATCCTCGCATTCCGGAAAGACAACTAAGTATGTACTGGCATTTTTGATAATGTTATAATTGAAGGGCAGCCCACTAGGCTGCCCTTTTTGCAAATGAATAGTTTTTATGCCCTTGCTGCAAAACACTACAGCTTGATTGGCTCTAAATATTATTCTTCAGCCGGACCTTTTTCATTTTCAGAGTCAGGGGACTTCATGCCAGGATATGAAAAGCCCTCTGGAGGAGGAATGATATGCTGGTAATTCCAAGGTTCTATGGCGTCATCGCTGGACTCTGGATGGAGCTCCCAACTGTATTTCTTTTTGGGTGGACCAGCCTTTCTGAAATAAAAGGCCAAGATGATTCCCGCAATTGCACCAAATAAATGCCCCTCCCAGGAAACGCCCTCCTGAATGGGCAATACACCCCAGATCCAACTTCCGTGGAATAAGACTACGATCAAGGCAATGGTCAAGGAAAGTCTATCTTTTCTGAAAACGCCTGTGAAGAACAGAAAAAACGCCAGCGCATAGAGCATACCACTCGCTCCGATATGGTAGCTTGGCCTTCCTGCCACCCAAACCCAAATACTTGGCGCCAGCCATGCAAAAATCAAAATGATGGTGGATTCTTTACGATGGAGGTACAGCACTGAGGCTGTTAATGCGACCAGAGGAAGTGAATTACTCGCAAGGTGTTCCCAGCTTCCGTGGATAAGTGGGGCGGTAAGGATTCCCATCAGCCCGCTAAAAGTTCTCGGATAAACCCCAAAAGTAGCTCCAAGATGCCATCCCATCGCCCATTGTAGGGTGTGGATAATCCAGATGGTCGCCAATAGCAATAGGGGGATAAGCAGTGAGTGTGCGAATGTTCGTTTCGAAGAAGATACAGTCATGAATAGAGCCAGAATAAGGCGATTTATGAAGTTTGGGCAAGTTTTGTCTTCCCTGAAAAAGCGGTAACTTGTCCTAGACATCACCTACGAATATATGCAATTGGGGATATGGGTGCAGGAGAAATCTTGAAGGTCACAGGCCTTGTGACCGAATTTCGTTCAAGAAAGGAACATGTACAGGCGGTAAAGGGTATCGACTTCGCACTCAAACCCGGCCAAACCCTAGGAATTGTCGGGGAATCGGGCAGCGGAAAATCCGTTACCTCACTTTCTCTCATGGGACTGTTGCCTCGAAATGGTAAGGTCGTCCAAGGGAATGCATGGTTTAAGACGAGAAATGGGGAAACGGTTGACCTGCTCAAGCTCAAGGAAGCAGAGCTAAGAAAACTTCGTGGTAATGAGATTGCCATGATCTTTCAAGAACCGATGACCTCTCTCAATCCTGTATTCAAATGCGGAGAACAAGTCGCTGAGGCCATTCGGCTGCATAAACACTTAAGCAAAGAGGAGGCGAGAGCGGAAACCTTGGAGCTTTTTCGCCAAGTGGAGCTACCCCGTGTGGAGGCTATGTATGACAGTTATCCCCACGAACTCTCAGGGGGGCAAAAGCAACGTGTCATGATCGCCATGGCCATGTCTTGTCAACCAGCGGTACTGATTGCGGATGAGCCTACAACGGCATTGGACGTGACGGTACAGAAGAGGATTTTGGAACTGATGCTCAGGCTCCAGAAAATACATGGGATGGCCTTGATTTTTATTACCCATGACCTTGGAGTAGTGGCTGAAATAGCGGACGAGGTATTGGTGATGTTCCGTGGCAAAAAAATGGAACAAGCCTCTGTGCTGAATACCTTTGAGAGCCCCGAAACTTCCTATACCAAGGGTCTGCTTGCGTGTCGTCCTCGAATGGATGTGAGAATGGATCGCCTTCCCACAGTATCTGACTTCCTCGCCGCTGAACAAGATCCATCCGCTCCTGTCAAGGAGTTCGCCGAGATTTCCCGTGAAGATTTCGAGCAGCGAATGGTAGATCTTTCAGGTAAAAAACCAGTCATGCGGGTCTCCAGACTCAATACGTGGTATCCAACCAAGAGAAATTGGCTAGGGAGTCCGACAGAATACGTGAAAGCTGTTCAGGATGTGAGCTTTGATGTGTATCCGGGGGAAACCTTGGGACTGGTTGGGGAATCCGGGTGTGGGAAGACTACTCTGGGAAGGTCGATTTTGAGACTCATCGAACCCACATCTGGAAATATTGAGTTTCAGGACCAGGAATTGACAACGCTTGATCCTCGTTCCCTGAGATCCATCCGGAAGGACCTCCAGATTATTTTCCAAGACCCATATGCATCACTGAATCCACGAATGACCATCGGTCAGGCGATTATGGAGCCTATGAAGGTCCATGGCATCGGCAAGGATAAGCAAGACAGACAAGCTCGTATGGAGGCTTTGCTTGAGAAGGTTGGGCTACAAGTGGATCATCAGTATCGTTTTCCACATGAATTCTCTGGTGGGCAGCGTCAGCGGGTTTGCATCGCTAGGGCCTTGGCAGTTGAGCCCAAGTTCTTGATCTGTGATGAGAGCGTTTCCGCATTGGACGTATCGGTACAGGCCCAAGTACTGAATCTACTCAAGGATCTTCAGGAAGAAATGGGACTAACCTACGTATTCATTTCTCACGATTTGAGCGTTGTCAAATTTATGAGTGATCGAATCATGGTGATGCGATCCGGAAAAATGGAGGAAATGTCAGACGCGGAATCTCTCTATGATTCGCCGCAATCAGCATATACCCAAACTTTGATTGAGGCCATTCCGCCGGGTTCGAGGGAAGAAGTGAGATTGGCACAGGAAAGGAGACGACAAGCACTTGCAGTGGATGTCGATTCGGATTAGTCTAATCTCAAACGTTTAAGTCCATCAAGCATATATTGGCCGCTCCGGATTCGGGGTGGCCTTTTTCTATGTCTTTATGAGATAAGAATCGATTCCCCAGGGATAGAACTTCATGCATCAAGGAGAGCTGCTCCACCCGAAATAGAATCAATCAGTAAAAAAGAAAAACGGGAAGCACAAAATGTGCTCCCCGTTCGAGTGATGATCTACTGATCAATAAGATAGACTATCGAACGATCAACTTGCGGCTTACGACACCTTGAGTCGTGCTGATGCGCACGAGGTAGATACCAGCTGCAGGATTGTTCAATGATACTTTCGCGTTGTGTACAGCGCTGAAGCCCAAAGCTTGAGCAGCAACTTGCTGGCCACGTACGTCGAATACCTCAATATTTACCTCATCGGCATTGTTCAACTCAACCTCGATGCTAAATGCACCATTGGTTGGGTTAGGGAATACGTTAACTGTTGCGATACCAGCTGCTGTCAATGGATCAACACTAACGATATCAGCACAGTTGACTCCAGTAAGTGCAACCTCTACAGTCACGGTATCGGTGAAAGAACACCCGTTTGCATCAGTTACCTCAACTTGGTATTCGCCACCGCAAAGACCTTGAAGGATATTCAGACCTACTGCAGTAGTGTCAATGCCATTTGCACCAGTCCAGTGGAAGCTGTATGGAGCAGTACCGCCAGAAACACTAGCGATCAACATACCGGAGAATGTGTCTTCAGTCTCGCCGATGTTCGGGTTGGACTGGATCGTAGATTGGAAGTCTTCAGGACCGGAAACCTCAACAGAGGAAGTCGCTACACAGCCATTTTCGTCAGTAACGTCGATGGTGTAGGAACCTTTGCCCAAGTTGGAGATAGACATAGTGGTATCACCAGTGCTCCAAGCATAAGACAACATGCCTGTACCGCCAGTAGCCAATACAGATGCAGTTCCGTCCATGTCGGAAGGACATGCTACTTCGCTACCAGATCCATTGATGGAGATGGCTGCAGGCTCAGAAACTTGAACGCTAGCGAAAGATACACAACCGGATGCATCGGTTACTTCAACAGTGGAAGCACCTGCAGGCAATGCAGTCGCCAAAGAGTCAGTTTCGCCGTTTGACCACAGGTAGGTGTAAGGAGCAGTTCCGCCGGATACTGCAACAGAAGCCAAGCCATTGCTCAATCCATTACAAGTGATGTCCTCAGTTTTGAGGATGTTCACTGTACCAGCATTTTGGGACTGAAGAGAAACGGAAATCATTTCAGAACATCCGCGAGAATCGCTTACGACAATCTCGTAAAGACCTGCAGCTGCATTGTCATAGAGAGAGTCAGCATTTCCTCCAGCATTGTTAGACCATTCGTAAACGTAAGGAGCAACACCGGAAGTAACTGCAACCTCGATAGAACCGTTGGTCATGCCACAGTCAGGATCGATGGTAGTCAAGTTGGTTGCTACTGGGTTTGCACCACAGTCGGAGATGTAGATTGCAGACTCGGTAAAGTCGTTACAAGCATCATACGCGATGTCGGTGAAGTACCAGAAGCTAACAGAAGTCAACTCGTTTCCATCTTCCAAATCCATGATGACAGTAGGAACTGTATGCGTACAGTTTCCATCGTTCAAGGAGATCGGAGAAACCTTAGGCATCAATACCTGAGAAGCCCAGTTGTTGTCATCACCAGTCCAGTTGATGACAGAAGTCATGGTCTGGTTGTCTACGTCCAATGCACGTCCGAACAAGTCAGGCGCATCGTTTCCACCGTTGGAGTTGGAAGGATCAGTATCTGTCCAAGAGTAGAAGATGAAGTTTCC is a window from the Pontibacter sp. G13 genome containing:
- the hemH gene encoding ferrochelatase encodes the protein MKRVAVVLLNLGGPNNEEAVQPFLYNLFMDEDIIKIPIKGGLKRGLIKFLTNRRAKTVSEKYKEINGCPKGCMGPKSCSNRIKGVVSDCCSSTNPLTEAQRRGLKKWLDKQDGPFEYEVITAMRYWHPNTDDALDELLEARVDEVVLLPMYPQFSYSTTASSLNEWFRRLKARNLEHKWRMHIIQEYHQDPQYVAAINERIDEALNKLDPAIRQQTHLLFSAHGTPISFREAGDPYSVQITATMESVMEARGKDRPYWLSYQSRVGPVKWLQPNTEEFLEVLYGYGIRHLVVIPIAFVNDHIETLMEVGIEFKEVADELGYETFTCMEGLNDLPAFIQSLGNLVVDKVHASVLPETHTDSTSTESPRPDQAQVQ
- a CDS encoding phospholipase — translated: MEQPEISHIKTTRRARVAKLGVWGRHTKHIWIVLHGYRQLVPHFIRKFRDLASEEIGIIAPEGLSRFYLDGYYGRVGASWMTKEDRLIEIEDQIDYLDQVILHVRELAMNPDLKIHMLGFSQGIATLWRWLLNTELKVHSAVFWTGRIPDEGRDEMRELLAGMDMAYVYATDDQFVPTSFGEQQGEGLLQDFPHLKVFRFDGKHDIHAETLLQVSATILGNDKNHRKGDE
- a CDS encoding universal stress protein, which codes for MKQILVPINLRAQFQHVVKYAESVALKSGARPVFYYAGGPWFMKGSEHQVYHSESPIEPFLDHIRNKRARQTFQQVCEGLKQLGVDFSFKLSRNRSLSGLTQEVTEGAYDLLVMGSGTSHGIRGYLRSSVARRVIATVKTPVFVIPQASRYNEIEHITYAVDLADYDPAVIQQVKSIAGLFDAKLTIVHVNSEGEGLQKENYMTSLERTISDTLDYPKIYYKFFDHADVFRGIKKFVTLNGSNLIAMTNRKSFTWRNFFSKKSMTGRMTREMKVPILAFRKDN
- a CDS encoding rhomboid family intramembrane serine protease, which gives rise to MTVSSSKRTFAHSLLIPLLLLATIWIIHTLQWAMGWHLGATFGVYPRTFSGLMGILTAPLIHGSWEHLASNSLPLVALTASVLYLHRKESTIILIFAWLAPSIWVWVAGRPSYHIGASGMLYALAFFLFFTGVFRKDRLSLTIALIVVLFHGSWIWGVLPIQEGVSWEGHLFGAIAGIILAFYFRKAGPPKKKYSWELHPESSDDAIEPWNYQHIIPPPEGFSYPGMKSPDSENEKGPAEE
- a CDS encoding ABC transporter ATP-binding protein — encoded protein: MGAGEILKVTGLVTEFRSRKEHVQAVKGIDFALKPGQTLGIVGESGSGKSVTSLSLMGLLPRNGKVVQGNAWFKTRNGETVDLLKLKEAELRKLRGNEIAMIFQEPMTSLNPVFKCGEQVAEAIRLHKHLSKEEARAETLELFRQVELPRVEAMYDSYPHELSGGQKQRVMIAMAMSCQPAVLIADEPTTALDVTVQKRILELMLRLQKIHGMALIFITHDLGVVAEIADEVLVMFRGKKMEQASVLNTFESPETSYTKGLLACRPRMDVRMDRLPTVSDFLAAEQDPSAPVKEFAEISREDFEQRMVDLSGKKPVMRVSRLNTWYPTKRNWLGSPTEYVKAVQDVSFDVYPGETLGLVGESGCGKTTLGRSILRLIEPTSGNIEFQDQELTTLDPRSLRSIRKDLQIIFQDPYASLNPRMTIGQAIMEPMKVHGIGKDKQDRQARMEALLEKVGLQVDHQYRFPHEFSGGQRQRVCIARALAVEPKFLICDESVSALDVSVQAQVLNLLKDLQEEMGLTYVFISHDLSVVKFMSDRIMVMRSGKMEEMSDAESLYDSPQSAYTQTLIEAIPPGSREEVRLAQERRRQALAVDVDSD
- a CDS encoding T9SS type A sorting domain-containing protein, with translation MKNFFTWMVATAVAGGVFAQPAARTMDPDQIHNGVVGKIERNILTEGEASSYSVASQTPSGTSLTDAVTSVKIGEASNAFTFISLENHTISAVPGVGTNGGSVAFITRQNIASCGGDNGMYRYVLSTDAGLSWDVGAGTNTPGGTAAVGCYGLGPLNPAYLQNSRYPNLLLTTTDATLNTTADLQIAYAGPVLSASGNGWDGSVVGIADNVTGTPSVTHESYPYSNGNQYFSYSMVERVPGEFWFASYEWDGTAATGNYFLNKGIYNDATGQINWTVEATITPDFDLTFDGAAKFTSVSLGFSPDGNTGFLAALGDLVGGADSVFTVWFSESVDAGNSWGTPEEVDMSQFAALTDSLTQFIGIDSANADTFVYGGGIATTAFDMDMVVDKNGNPHALAVVGNSTSYQGGGVYSTPAYSISSGLEMFLFDFTRDQYGDWNMILVGYQEYLRGVFGDPSGDGITADTWVQTSRSEDGNFIFYSWTDTDPSNSNGGNDAPDLFGRALDVDNQTMTSVINWTGDDNNWASQVLMPKVSPISLNDGNCTHTVPTVIMDLEDGNELTSVSFWYFTDIAYDACNDFTESAIYISDCGANPVATNLTTIDPDCGMTNGSIEVAVTSGVAPYVYEWSNNAGGNADSLYDNAAAGLYEIVVSDSRGCSEMISVSLQSQNAGTVNILKTEDITCNGLSNGLASVAVSGGTAPYTYLWSNGETDSLATALPAGASTVEVTDASGCVSFASVQVSEPAAISINGSGSEVACPSDMDGTASVLATGGTGMLSYAWSTGDTTMSISNLGKGSYTIDVTDENGCVATSSVEVSGPEDFQSTIQSNPNIGETEDTFSGMLIASVSGGTAPYSFHWTGANGIDTTAVGLNILQGLCGGEYQVEVTDANGCSFTDTVTVEVALTGVNCADIVSVDPLTAAGIATVNVFPNPTNGAFSIEVELNNADEVNIEVFDVRGQQVAAQALGFSAVHNAKVSLNNPAAGIYLVRISTTQGVVSRKLIVR